A genomic region of Megalobrama amblycephala isolate DHTTF-2021 linkage group LG6, ASM1881202v1, whole genome shotgun sequence contains the following coding sequences:
- the nxph2a gene encoding neurexophilin-2: MQIVSAVLLLFCLHKCCWKVTCRRVHIPEVGLVDWGENEEHPSPKSASPRVLNPLRLFARGSPGFKSNRREITYLENIEDSWDWLSNQTDVRESQSRTKRRPIVKTGKFKKMFGWGDFNSNIKTVKLNLLITGKIVDHGNGTFSVYFRHNSTGLGNVSVSLVPPSKVVEFELAQQSTLETKDSKSFNCRIEYQKTDRSKKTSHCSYDPSNVCYQESTQSHVSWLCSKPFKVICIYIAFYSTDYKLVQKICPDYNYHSDTPYASTG, encoded by the coding sequence TGTTGTTGGAAGGTCACATGCAGAAGAGTCCATATTCCAGAGGTGGGGCTTGTGGACTGGGGGGAAAACGAGGAGCACCCCTCCCCCAAAAGCGCCAGCCCCCGTGTTCTCAACCCCCTGCGCCTTTTCGCCCGAGGATCCCCTGGGTTCAAGAGTAACAGGAGGGAGATTACATATTTGGAAAACATCGAGGACTCCTGGGACTGGTTATCTAACCAGACAGATGTCAGAGAGTCGCAGAGCAGGACTAAACGCAGACCCATCGTGAAAACGggcaagtttaaaaaaatgtttggctGGGGTGACTTCAACTCCAACATCAAGACTGTGAAACTAAATCTCCTCATTACAGGCAAGATAGTGGACCACGGCAACGGCACGTTCAGCGTTTACTTCCGTCATAATTCCACGGGCCTGGGGAACGTCTCGGTAAGCCTGGTGCCGCCTTCCAAAGTGGTGGAGTTTGAGCTCGCCCAGCAGTCCACCCTGGAGACGAAAGACTCGAAATCTTTCAACTGCCGGATCGAGTACCAGAAAACGGACCGCAGCAAAAAGACTTCACACTGCAGTTATGACCCGTCCAACGTGTGTTACCAAGAGTCCACCCAGAGCCACGTGTCCTGGCTTTGCTCAAAGCCCTTCAAAGTCATATGCATCTACATCGCCTTTTACAGCACTGACTATAAACTGGTGCAGAAAATCTGCCCAGATTACAACTACCACAGCGACACGCCGTATGCTTCCACGGGTTAA